DNA from Paraburkholderia sp. ZP32-5:
GAATAGCGGCGATGAACAGGCCACCGCTCACAGCGGCGGCGGCGGCAGCGGCGCGCGCGGCGCCACCGCCGGCACGGCCTCGCCCGGCGCCGGATGCAGCGAGCGCACCACGCCCAGACGGCGGATCAACTGATCGATCGCGTCGTTCTCCATGTCGGCGAACAGGATGTCGGACTCGGCCGCCTTCGCCTGCGAGAACTGGTCGCTATAGGTCATCGCGCGATTCAGCGCGATCACGCTCGGCGGGATCAGCATCGTGCCGTCCTTGCCGGTCAGCTGGTAGGTCATCTGCAGATTCAGCTGGTACTCGGCGACCACGCCCAGCGAGTTCAGTGTCAGCGTGCTGATGTTGCGGTTCTGCGTGATCTGCAGGATCGCGTCGGCATTGGCGATCGAGCTGACGACCACCGTATCGCTGCCGCCCTGCACGATGCGCGTGAGCCGCGCGCTAGCCGCGGCCGAGCCGCCGACCACGTAGAGACGCTTGAACGCGTAGTCCTGCTGGCCGCGCAACTTGAAGCCGCAGGCCGACAACATCATTACGCTGCAAGCGAGCGTCAAAAACGATCTGCGAGTCACATTCGCTCCTGGTTCGCAGTGGATTCGCGGTGCCGTGAAACGCCGCCACGCGGACGGCGCTCCCCCCTGCCGGATGATGGCGTGGGTCGTCAAACGACCACGTTCACGAGACGGCCCGGCACCACGATGATCTTCTTCGGCGCCTTGCCTTCGCTGAACTTCGCAACCATTTCGTGCGCGGCCGCGATCTGCTCGATGGCTTCGCGCGAGGCGTCCTTCGCGACCGTCAGCGCACCGCGCACCTTGCCGTTCACCTGCAGCACGAGTTCGATCTCGGCCTGTTCGAGCGCCTTCTCGTCGACCTTCGGCCACGATGCGTCGAGCAGCGGACCGAATTCGTCCGCGTAGCCGAGTTCCTGCCACAGCTGGAAC
Protein-coding regions in this window:
- a CDS encoding LPS-assembly lipoprotein LptE: MTRRSFLTLACSVMMLSACGFKLRGQQDYAFKRLYVVGGSAAASARLTRIVQGGSDTVVVSSIANADAILQITQNRNISTLTLNSLGVVAEYQLNLQMTYQLTGKDGTMLIPPSVIALNRAMTYSDQFSQAKAAESDILFADMENDAIDQLIRRLGVVRSLHPAPGEAVPAVAPRAPLPPPPL